Proteins co-encoded in one Granulicella cerasi genomic window:
- a CDS encoding winged helix-turn-helix transcriptional regulator, with protein MNRAKAEKTNSSSEKGAYVRCAQRTVEVLLQGKWQVHILCAMRHGPVRIGQLGRIIPGASKKMLTQSLRRLEASGIVTRKDFSELILHVEYELHPDLRDEVRTLLDCLSSWGARFHEIESIKAARK; from the coding sequence ATGAATCGAGCGAAAGCGGAAAAGACAAATAGTTCCTCCGAAAAGGGAGCCTACGTCCGGTGCGCGCAACGGACTGTGGAAGTATTGCTGCAAGGAAAGTGGCAGGTGCATATCCTTTGTGCCATGCGTCATGGTCCGGTTCGGATCGGACAGTTGGGACGAATCATCCCTGGTGCGTCTAAGAAAATGTTGACTCAAAGCCTGAGAAGACTTGAGGCCAGCGGAATCGTAACAAGAAAAGACTTTAGTGAACTCATCCTGCATGTTGAGTATGAGCTGCATCCAGATCTTCGCGATGAAGTAAGGACGTTGCTCGATTGTCTGTCTAGTTGGGGTGCACGGTTTCATGAAATTGAAAGCATCAAGGCCGCACGTAAATAG